In Chloroflexota bacterium, a single window of DNA contains:
- a CDS encoding polyprenyl synthetase family protein: MQTTAMFGPVLPELSKVEDMLIQTAEADYPPLSLLLKHVLHTKGKRIRPALVLLAAKFHHYDLDRLLPIAVAVELLHTATLVHDDIIDRTLIRRGSPTLNSIADASAAVLVGDYLFARAAAHGAQINNIRAMHIFARTLMTICDGELRQAFNRGNWRQTKEEYFQKIGRKTASLFAASTESGAVLSSAPEMAIEALREFGYNLGMAFQIVDDVLDFVGQEGELGKPIGSDLRQGTLTLPAIYALEQYPNDNPIAAILERRVEGEEWIQRGVEMVTNSLAIRLTIAEARRFGDRAKSCLAILPANECREALLAIANYVVERSH; the protein is encoded by the coding sequence TTGCAAACAACGGCGATGTTCGGTCCGGTACTACCAGAGCTGAGCAAGGTGGAAGACATGCTCATACAGACCGCGGAGGCGGATTATCCGCCTCTCTCCCTCCTACTGAAACATGTCTTACACACCAAGGGGAAGCGCATACGACCGGCCCTGGTCCTCCTGGCGGCCAAGTTTCACCATTATGATCTCGACCGTCTTCTCCCCATAGCCGTAGCCGTGGAGCTGCTGCACACGGCCACCCTGGTTCACGACGATATTATCGACCGAACCCTAATACGCCGCGGTAGTCCCACCTTGAACAGCATTGCTGATGCCAGTGCAGCCGTTCTCGTCGGCGATTATCTATTCGCCCGGGCAGCAGCCCACGGAGCACAGATCAACAATATAAGGGCTATGCACATATTCGCCAGGACGCTGATGACTATATGTGATGGAGAGCTGCGTCAGGCGTTCAATAGAGGGAATTGGCGACAGACAAAAGAGGAATATTTTCAGAAGATAGGTAGAAAGACGGCCTCCCTGTTTGCCGCTTCTACGGAGTCAGGGGCAGTATTGAGTTCAGCCCCGGAGATGGCCATCGAAGCCTTACGAGAATTCGGCTACAACCTGGGGATGGCCTTCCAGATCGTTGACGATGTGCTGGATTTCGTTGGCCAGGAAGGAGAGCTGGGGAAGCCCATAGGAAGCGACCTACGTCAGGGAACATTGACGCTGCCAGCTATCTATGCCTTGGAGCAATATCCAAATGACAACCCCATCGCGGCCATCCTTGAGCGGAGGGTGGAGGGAGAGGAATGGATACAGAGGGGTGTGGAGATGGTGACGAACTCCTTGGCTATTCGACTCACCATCGCTGAGGCGCGTAGATTCGGAGATAGGGCAAAATCCTGTTTGGCCATCCTACCAGCCAATGAGTGTCGTGAGGCACTGCTGGCTATAGCCAACTATGTGGTTGAGCGAAGCCATTAG
- a CDS encoding cytochrome c3 family protein, protein MKPSSPWLLGSILGAFLVIAYLGVASVSAEVSAQPKIPHPLEGRSACLACHQSGVAGAPKVPADHSGRTDAMCTGCHQTALAAPPTPFPPTATSAALPSPTVATPATPTPIKAAPPTATVPAAPTPLRTPSPTAIVPAGEDTCVRCHTSQGGKQAEIVKEWQESVHQRRGIGCATCHGGNPRVSDMAGAMSPQAGFKGHIKKQDIPTLCGSCHAEISLMRQYGLPTDQLSQYLESEHGKLLAKGDNNVATCFDCHGGHAIKKRDDPSSTVYFANVPATCAKCHANRSLMAPYGIPTDQYDHYKKSVHGVALLEKQDRRAPNCADCHGTHGAAPPGFKEVRNVCGRCHSATRDLFVKGGHQGGALPGAPECITCHGQHDVEPPGETMLIGDQPRHCGRCHPSGSSQRETAAKIYAAISGAAEAFQGAEKMIKEAEANRMIVVQEQGKMDAARTELIQSRAVQHTVSLATIEEHTKKSVSISEEARHAAEQAIAESNLRRLAMVVVVLAIALIVIVLIMVKREIDKRGTI, encoded by the coding sequence ATGAAACCTTCATCACCCTGGTTATTGGGCTCGATCCTCGGTGCCTTCCTGGTCATCGCCTATTTGGGTGTGGCCAGCGTCAGCGCTGAAGTGAGCGCCCAACCGAAGATCCCCCACCCTTTGGAGGGACGCTCTGCCTGCCTGGCCTGCCATCAAAGCGGGGTGGCTGGTGCACCGAAGGTCCCCGCCGATCACAGCGGCCGCACCGATGCGATGTGTACGGGGTGTCATCAGACCGCCTTGGCCGCACCTCCTACACCGTTCCCCCCGACGGCCACGTCAGCCGCGCTTCCCTCTCCAACGGTTGCCACCCCAGCCACCCCGACACCAATTAAGGCGGCACCGCCAACAGCTACGGTACCAGCCGCTCCAACACCGCTGCGCACACCATCGCCGACAGCCATCGTACCAGCGGGAGAAGATACCTGTGTGCGCTGTCATACGTCGCAGGGTGGCAAACAGGCTGAGATCGTCAAAGAGTGGCAAGAGAGCGTTCACCAGAGGCGAGGCATAGGCTGTGCGACCTGTCACGGTGGTAACCCACGGGTCTCGGATATGGCTGGGGCGATGTCGCCTCAAGCCGGCTTCAAAGGGCACATCAAGAAGCAGGATATACCCACACTCTGTGGCTCCTGCCACGCCGAGATTTCCCTGATGCGCCAGTATGGTCTACCCACTGATCAGCTCTCCCAATACCTGGAGAGCGAACACGGTAAACTGCTGGCCAAGGGAGATAACAACGTCGCCACCTGTTTTGATTGTCACGGGGGTCACGCCATTAAGAAACGGGATGACCCCTCCTCGACAGTCTACTTCGCTAATGTGCCCGCTACTTGCGCCAAGTGCCATGCCAATCGCTCCTTGATGGCCCCTTATGGTATACCGACCGACCAGTATGATCACTATAAAAAGAGCGTGCACGGTGTAGCCCTCTTAGAGAAACAGGATAGGCGCGCCCCTAACTGTGCCGATTGTCACGGGACCCACGGTGCTGCCCCTCCAGGTTTTAAGGAGGTGCGCAACGTTTGTGGCCGCTGTCATAGTGCCACTCGCGACCTATTCGTGAAAGGTGGCCACCAGGGAGGAGCGCTCCCCGGAGCACCTGAGTGCATCACCTGTCACGGGCAACACGATGTGGAACCCCCTGGAGAGACAATGCTCATCGGTGACCAGCCAAGGCATTGCGGCCGTTGCCATCCAAGCGGTTCGTCTCAAAGGGAAACGGCCGCTAAGATTTATGCAGCCATCAGCGGTGCCGCCGAGGCGTTTCAAGGGGCAGAGAAGATGATCAAAGAGGCAGAGGCCAACCGCATGATTGTTGTGCAAGAGCAAGGGAAAATGGATGCAGCCAGAACCGAGTTAATCCAGTCCCGGGCTGTTCAGCACACCGTAAGCCTGGCCACGATTGAGGAGCACACCAAAAAGTCTGTCTCGATCAGCGAGGAGGCACGCCACGCTGCCGAACAGGCCATCGCCGAGAGTAACCTGCGGCGTCTGGCCATGGTAGTGGTAGTCCTGGCGATCGCCTTAATCGTCATTGTCCTTATAATGGTCAAGAGGGAGATCGATAAACGGGGTACTATATGA
- a CDS encoding TatD family hydrolase gives MIDTHVHLDAPEFDSDRDSVLKQASAAGVEQIITVGVDLKSSRMAIALAESHKGVYAAVGIHPHSASAWSPAEMEAIARLARHSKVVAIGETGLDYYRTLSSKEKQRLSFEAHLALARELALPVIVHDREAHDDVLAILSGWAEENKRTKGLTIGGVLHNFSGDMAMAESAIFLGFHLGIGGVVTFNNARRLVEVVRGVPLTHLLLETDSPYLTPHPWRGRRNEPANLTYVLSRVAELKKMATETLNMITTENAQRLFALN, from the coding sequence ATGATTGATACACACGTACATCTGGATGCACCGGAATTTGATTCTGACCGTGACTCCGTTCTGAAGCAGGCCAGCGCCGCTGGTGTAGAGCAGATCATCACCGTTGGGGTCGATCTGAAATCGAGTCGAATGGCCATAGCCCTGGCTGAAAGCCATAAGGGGGTGTATGCTGCTGTAGGCATCCATCCCCATAGTGCTTCAGCCTGGAGTCCAGCGGAAATGGAGGCCATAGCCAGATTGGCCAGACATTCCAAGGTGGTGGCTATTGGTGAAACCGGTCTCGATTACTATCGAACCCTTTCTTCAAAGGAAAAACAGCGGCTATCCTTTGAGGCCCATCTCGCCCTGGCCAGGGAGTTGGCGTTGCCTGTTATCGTCCACGACCGTGAGGCGCACGACGACGTGCTGGCCATTCTAAGCGGCTGGGCAGAGGAAAATAAACGTACGAAAGGGCTGACCATAGGCGGTGTCCTACACAACTTTTCGGGCGACATGGCTATGGCCGAGTCTGCCATTTTCCTAGGGTTCCACCTCGGGATAGGAGGGGTGGTCACCTTCAACAACGCGCGCCGGTTAGTGGAAGTGGTACGAGGTGTCCCTCTGACGCATTTATTGTTGGAGACCGATAGTCCCTATCTGACGCCCCATCCTTGGCGTGGCCGACGCAACGAGCCAGCTAATCTCACGTATGTCCTCAGCAGAGTGGCTGAGCTAAAGAAGATGGCCACGGAAACCTTGAATATGATCACTACAGAGAACGCGCAGCGGTTATTCGCCCTGAACTGA
- a CDS encoding UDP-N-acetylmuramoyl-L-alanyl-D-glutamate--2,6-diaminopimelate ligase produces the protein MNLTHLLTHMPYKEIGGRTNVEVSRIVADSRLVQPGDLFVAIVGLEHDGHNFALAALARGAVAVVGERQMPLPAHIPQVIVADSRKALALLSAAFYHFPARDLRLIGVTGTDGKTTTVNLICAILETAGHKIGLISTVKAKVGDRLIDARPHTTTPEAPDIQRILAEMRQVGTEYAVIETTSHALDQERTYACDYDVAVITNVTHEHFDYHGTYERYLTAKAKLFQSLRSSYRKPNTPKVSVLNRDDPSFAVLSRIETDLILSYGLEAGAEVRATDITFTPSRTQFVLRSPEGSFPIDSRLLGVFNVYNILAAVSVAIAQEVPQEAVQEGVHAFKGVEGRMEEVDCGQDFRVIVDFAHTPNALRQVLELARRLTQGRVIAVFGCTGLRDRTKRPIMGEIAARLAEVIVLTTEDPRTEDPRDIMAEIAVGCERVGRREGVDYQRIVDRAEAIAFALRSARSGDVVIITGKGHERTMIVGSTDFPWSDQEIVRKVLSAGTLTREYE, from the coding sequence GTGAACCTGACTCACTTGCTGACACACATGCCCTACAAAGAGATCGGGGGGAGAACCAACGTAGAGGTGAGCCGTATCGTCGCCGATTCCCGCCTGGTGCAGCCGGGTGATCTGTTTGTGGCCATCGTCGGTCTGGAGCACGATGGACACAATTTCGCCCTGGCCGCTCTAGCCAGAGGCGCCGTAGCAGTGGTGGGGGAGAGACAAATGCCACTGCCCGCTCACATTCCCCAGGTCATAGTCGCCGATTCCCGAAAGGCTCTGGCCCTTCTGTCCGCTGCCTTTTACCACTTTCCAGCCAGAGACCTTCGCCTCATCGGTGTAACCGGCACGGATGGCAAGACGACTACAGTCAACCTGATCTGTGCCATCCTGGAGACGGCCGGCCATAAGATAGGGCTAATCAGCACGGTGAAGGCGAAGGTCGGTGATCGCCTGATCGATGCTCGCCCGCACACGACTACCCCTGAGGCACCGGATATCCAGCGCATTCTGGCGGAAATGCGCCAGGTGGGTACGGAATATGCTGTGATTGAGACAACGTCGCATGCGCTGGATCAGGAGCGGACCTACGCTTGTGATTATGACGTAGCCGTCATCACTAATGTGACCCACGAGCATTTCGATTACCATGGAACATACGAACGTTACCTGACGGCAAAGGCCAAGCTCTTCCAGTCGCTGCGGTCATCCTATCGCAAACCGAATACGCCCAAGGTGAGCGTGCTCAACAGAGATGATCCCTCCTTCGCGGTGCTGAGCAGAATAGAGACGGACCTCATCCTCAGTTATGGACTTGAAGCGGGAGCCGAGGTGAGGGCGACGGATATCACCTTCACCCCGTCTCGGACACAGTTCGTCCTGCGCTCGCCCGAGGGCTCGTTCCCTATAGATAGCAGGCTGTTAGGCGTCTTTAATGTGTATAATATTCTGGCAGCAGTCAGCGTAGCCATAGCCCAGGAAGTGCCTCAGGAGGCCGTCCAGGAGGGGGTGCATGCGTTCAAGGGGGTGGAGGGGAGGATGGAGGAGGTGGATTGTGGCCAGGATTTCCGGGTCATCGTTGATTTTGCCCATACGCCCAATGCCTTAAGACAGGTGTTAGAATTAGCCCGGAGGCTGACCCAGGGACGAGTGATAGCAGTTTTCGGTTGCACAGGGCTACGAGACCGCACCAAGCGACCAATAATGGGCGAGATCGCCGCAAGGCTGGCTGAGGTGATCGTTCTAACAACGGAGGATCCGCGCACCGAGGATCCGCGGGACATCATGGCTGAGATCGCCGTGGGGTGTGAGCGGGTCGGTCGCCGGGAGGGGGTGGATTACCAGCGCATCGTTGATCGGGCTGAGGCCATCGCCTTTGCCCTTCGCTCGGCTAGATCGGGGGACGTGGTTATCATCACTGGCAAGGGGCATGAACGGACAATGATCGTTGGGTCCACCGATTTCCCCTGGAGCGATCAGGAGATCGTAAGGAAGGTATTGAGCGCTGGAACTCTAACAAGGGAGTATGAATGA
- a CDS encoding peptidoglycan bridge formation glycyltransferase FemA/FemB family protein: MDVRLLDDDQTWNNWLISSEGNILQSYEWGEFKARFGWQPIRVVLSDGDRLLAGAQVLVRRTPLGSIAYVPRGPLVDFKQADLVAKMLAALHDIVQHQRVIFLKIEPDWLNSPAIAARLGSYGFRPSIPVQPRSTIIIDLTPDLATLSAHMHIKTRYNIGLAGRKGISVYEGSEADLPLFYRLLEETSRRASFLVHGFSYYQQVWRCLERKGMAQLLLASYQGEVLAGTMIFVIGQHAYYMYSASSGRYRNLKPNELLQWEAIKWAKRAGCTSYDLWGIPDEVGQRAENGEMEDLQEQQSMLLSPLWGVYQFKRGFGGRIVRYSGAYDYVYNPRRYWVWSTALPKLQRMISRLGRHRASQRIQRSGAEE; the protein is encoded by the coding sequence GTGGACGTTCGTTTACTCGATGATGACCAAACCTGGAATAACTGGCTGATCTCTTCCGAGGGGAATATCCTCCAGTCATATGAGTGGGGAGAATTCAAAGCCAGGTTTGGCTGGCAGCCTATTCGGGTGGTGCTCAGCGATGGTGATCGCCTACTAGCCGGAGCACAGGTGTTGGTCCGCCGCACCCCCTTAGGCAGCATCGCTTATGTACCGAGAGGTCCGCTGGTTGATTTCAAGCAAGCGGACCTTGTGGCCAAGATGCTGGCGGCTTTACACGATATAGTGCAACACCAGAGAGTGATCTTCCTGAAGATAGAGCCGGATTGGCTGAACTCACCGGCCATAGCCGCCCGATTAGGCAGCTATGGCTTTCGACCAAGCATCCCAGTTCAACCGCGCAGTACCATCATCATCGACCTCACCCCTGACCTGGCCACCCTCTCCGCCCACATGCACATCAAAACACGCTATAATATTGGCCTGGCTGGCCGCAAAGGGATCAGCGTGTACGAGGGCAGCGAGGCCGATTTACCGCTCTTCTACCGGCTGCTGGAGGAGACGAGCCGGCGGGCAAGTTTTTTAGTCCATGGCTTCTCGTACTATCAGCAAGTGTGGCGCTGCCTGGAGAGAAAAGGGATGGCCCAGCTCCTCCTGGCCTCATATCAAGGGGAGGTTTTGGCAGGAACGATGATCTTCGTTATAGGGCAGCACGCCTACTATATGTATAGCGCTTCCAGTGGTAGATACCGTAACCTCAAGCCCAATGAGCTGCTACAATGGGAAGCGATAAAGTGGGCCAAAAGGGCTGGTTGCACCTCGTACGATCTCTGGGGGATCCCCGATGAGGTGGGGCAGCGAGCAGAGAACGGAGAGATGGAAGATCTACAGGAACAACAGAGCATGCTGCTCTCCCCCTTGTGGGGTGTCTATCAGTTCAAACGAGGGTTCGGTGGCCGGATCGTACGTTATAGCGGTGCCTATGATTATGTCTACAATCCCAGGCGTTATTGGGTATGGTCTACGGCCCTGCCGAAATTGCAACGAATGATCAGCAGGCTTGGCCGACACCGTGCATCGCAGCGGATTCAGAGGAGTGGGGCTGAGGAGTAA
- a CDS encoding Rieske 2Fe-2S domain-containing protein: MPNNNLASGDGKPGTTRRNFLRMALGFSILATLAGLLAPIISFLWPPVRAAGSQGARVLVGTLSELPIGKAKVIPVANKPVIVIHLASGMKGFSAICTHLGCIVKWDESRQVIHCPCHDGLFNPLNGSVISGPPPSPLPSVSVSVEGDKIFAGGA, encoded by the coding sequence GTGCCAAACAATAACCTGGCGAGCGGTGATGGTAAGCCAGGGACCACCAGGAGGAATTTCCTGCGGATGGCCTTGGGTTTCTCTATTTTAGCCACCCTGGCCGGCCTGCTAGCTCCCATCATCAGCTTCCTCTGGCCACCAGTCCGTGCGGCCGGTAGCCAGGGCGCTCGTGTGCTCGTCGGTACTCTCAGTGAGCTGCCCATCGGTAAGGCCAAAGTGATCCCCGTGGCCAACAAACCGGTGATAGTCATCCATCTGGCCAGCGGGATGAAGGGCTTCTCAGCCATTTGCACTCACTTGGGCTGTATCGTCAAGTGGGACGAGTCGCGCCAAGTGATCCACTGTCCCTGCCACGACGGGCTCTTCAACCCCCTCAACGGCAGCGTCATCTCCGGTCCCCCACCAAGCCCCTTACCATCCGTCTCAGTGAGCGTCGAAGGGGATAAGATCTTTGCCGGAGGGGCCTAG
- a CDS encoding cytochrome b N-terminal domain-containing protein, which yields MQRRSITASILSWLNERYEGLPDVYKYLLKEPIPKQPRWWYLGLGGTVLFFFIVQVITGILLSFYYKPTPEGAYESILFIMGDVRFGWLIRSIHSWSAQLMIISVILHMLRVLVSGAYKRPRELTWVVGVFLFFITLAFGFTGYLLPWDQRAYWATTVGTEMAGSVPLIGTALLRLLRAGSEVSDLTLTRFYGTHMLVLPAVLMGLVALHILLVRLQGVSEPPADFTDAEGERQ from the coding sequence GTGCAGAGAAGGTCAATCACGGCCAGCATACTGAGCTGGCTGAATGAACGCTATGAGGGGCTGCCAGACGTTTATAAATACCTTCTCAAGGAACCGATCCCCAAGCAGCCCAGGTGGTGGTACTTAGGGCTGGGGGGAACAGTACTGTTCTTCTTCATTGTCCAAGTTATTACAGGTATCCTGCTCTCTTTCTATTATAAGCCCACCCCTGAGGGGGCCTATGAAAGCATCCTCTTCATCATGGGTGATGTCCGCTTCGGCTGGCTTATCCGCAGTATACACTCCTGGTCAGCTCAACTGATGATCATCAGCGTCATCCTTCATATGTTGCGCGTCCTCGTCAGTGGGGCCTATAAGCGACCACGAGAGCTGACCTGGGTGGTAGGCGTCTTCCTTTTCTTCATCACGTTAGCCTTTGGCTTCACCGGCTATTTACTACCCTGGGACCAACGTGCTTACTGGGCAACGACGGTTGGCACGGAGATGGCCGGTTCCGTTCCGCTGATTGGAACGGCTCTCCTGCGTCTCCTGCGAGCCGGTAGTGAAGTCAGTGATCTGACGCTTACACGTTTCTATGGCACACACATGCTCGTTTTACCGGCCGTCCTTATGGGCTTGGTGGCTCTCCATATCTTGCTTGTCCGTTTACAAGGAGTCAGCGAACCCCCGGCTGACTTCACAGACGCTGAGGGTGAACGCCAATGA
- a CDS encoding cytochrome b subunit of the bc complex: protein MSGEKGSGSKNRRDTYPFFPDHFLIEVIIAYIMLALLVILASLFPAGLEAKANPLSTPAHIKPEWYFLSLYQALKLVPRVVGILAPIVGSILLLLLPFLDRNPRRHPGRRPLAMGVTALILATIIALTIWGQVS, encoded by the coding sequence ATGAGTGGTGAGAAGGGCAGCGGATCAAAAAATAGAAGGGACACCTATCCCTTTTTTCCCGACCACTTTCTGATCGAGGTGATCATCGCTTACATAATGCTGGCCTTGTTAGTCATCCTAGCCTCCCTCTTTCCAGCCGGTCTGGAGGCGAAGGCCAACCCGCTCAGCACTCCAGCACATATCAAGCCAGAATGGTATTTTCTCTCCCTCTATCAAGCGCTGAAACTGGTGCCACGGGTAGTTGGCATCCTCGCCCCTATTGTGGGGAGCATACTGTTACTCTTGTTGCCCTTTCTGGATCGCAACCCTCGCCGTCACCCTGGCCGCAGACCGCTGGCCATGGGGGTGACTGCTCTGATCCTGGCGACCATTATAGCCCTAACGATCTGGGGACAGGTCAGCTGA
- a CDS encoding CoA protein activase, with translation MKVSFPRMGNIWVALKTLFTKAGVETIVPPPTSKRTLSLGTKYSPEWMCMPFKVNLGNYIEALELGADTLLGVGGPGLCRLGYYHKLHESILRDLGFNFEMLCFDWQEKQIVGLAEFLKRLLGHRSWMTIIGDIKYGLSQLFLLDDLERHTHYLRARERRKGETSKVWSTAPQRICAAHGPAELKKAKKEILAEFAAIELEPNFQPLRVGILGEFFMAMESFCNMNLEETLGNMGVEVTRAAFISDWAKIWLFLEALGLSHGQKVKRAASPYLKRDVSGDAMQSLGETVLHSQEGFHGIIHLQPFTCMPEIIAQNMLPQVSRDHDIPVLSIILDEQMGEAGLRTRLEAFVDLMARRQAQRRAHR, from the coding sequence ATGAAGGTAAGTTTTCCCCGTATGGGAAATATCTGGGTGGCTCTGAAAACCCTCTTTACTAAAGCAGGGGTAGAGACGATCGTGCCCCCGCCGACCAGCAAGCGCACGTTATCTCTGGGCACCAAGTACTCGCCGGAATGGATGTGTATGCCCTTCAAGGTTAATCTGGGCAACTACATCGAAGCCCTGGAGCTCGGAGCTGATACCCTTCTGGGGGTCGGTGGGCCGGGGCTTTGTCGGCTTGGCTATTACCATAAGTTACACGAGAGTATCCTGCGTGATCTCGGCTTCAATTTTGAAATGCTTTGTTTTGACTGGCAAGAGAAGCAGATCGTGGGGCTGGCCGAATTCTTGAAGCGTCTCCTGGGACATCGTTCGTGGATGACGATAATTGGCGATATAAAGTATGGACTCTCCCAGTTATTCCTCCTGGACGACCTTGAAAGACATACGCACTACCTGCGTGCTCGTGAAAGACGGAAGGGAGAAACGTCGAAGGTGTGGAGCACAGCTCCCCAACGTATCTGTGCGGCGCACGGGCCAGCCGAGCTGAAAAAGGCGAAGAAGGAGATTTTGGCCGAATTTGCAGCCATTGAACTTGAGCCAAATTTCCAGCCGCTGCGCGTGGGTATACTCGGCGAGTTCTTCATGGCCATGGAGTCTTTTTGCAATATGAACCTGGAAGAAACGCTGGGGAACATGGGGGTAGAAGTGACCCGCGCTGCCTTCATAAGCGATTGGGCCAAGATATGGCTTTTTCTGGAGGCACTCGGCCTGAGCCATGGTCAAAAGGTGAAGAGGGCGGCCAGTCCCTACCTGAAGCGTGACGTGAGCGGCGATGCTATGCAGTCGTTGGGAGAAACGGTATTGCACTCACAGGAGGGCTTCCATGGGATCATCCACCTCCAGCCATTCACCTGCATGCCTGAGATCATCGCCCAGAACATGTTGCCCCAGGTCAGCCGTGACCACGACATCCCAGTGCTCTCGATAATCCTAGATGAGCAGATGGGCGAGGCTGGTCTACGAACCAGGTTGGAAGCCTTCGTGGATCTGATGGCCCGACGGCAGGCGCAAAGACGGGCCCACAGATAA